In Parasegetibacter sp. NRK P23, a single genomic region encodes these proteins:
- a CDS encoding SUMF1/EgtB/PvdO family nonheme iron enzyme — protein sequence MKYLYLIAAVVFMFPARAQFVNSIGMKMVPVKAGSFLMGSEGTGENYDESQAHRVTLTRPFHMGATEVTNAQYEMFDPSHKQLRGKNGFSSGDQDAVVFVSYQEAQQFCAWLSKNEGKPYRLPTEAEWEYACRAGTTTSFNTGDSFPKAFLKQQQTNRTPVPVSLQVAMFPANAWGLHDMHGNVEEWCSSWYAPYPSSPQTNPAGGRTGLYRVTRGGSHNTRLNYLRSANRMGMLPEDKHWLTGFRVVMGVSGKQSFTTPEATGNEVNQQKFAWKPTANPVFKTPVPYVKNPAENVPFYAHNHCPAITWCENGDLLAIWFSTNEEHGREMVILQSRLKPGKEDWEPATLFCKVPDRNMTGSSLFTDQQGTLYHMNGVEAAGDWQNLAMMFRTSNNNGETWSAPRLVQPEHEPGHQVIAGMFATSSGKLIQVCDAVPGPKGGSVLHESMDGGKSWTLLSDMNEVPPFINGGTGKRIAGIHAGVVELKDGRLLALGRNDDIVNENGLLRMPLSISSDGGRTWRYAPSPFPPVGSGQRLVLKRLNEGPILLLSFSENDGLLPGKKGMYAALSFDDGATWPVVKLLSDGNTRLLEGGAWTKTFTMDENTAEPKGYLAATQTPDNTIHLLSSNLYYRFNLQWLMQHTQVQ from the coding sequence GTGAAGTATTTGTATCTCATAGCCGCAGTAGTGTTCATGTTCCCGGCACGGGCGCAGTTCGTGAACAGTATCGGGATGAAGATGGTACCCGTTAAGGCAGGAAGTTTCCTGATGGGCAGTGAAGGAACAGGGGAGAACTATGATGAAAGCCAAGCCCATCGTGTAACGCTTACCCGGCCGTTTCACATGGGCGCAACGGAAGTGACGAATGCGCAGTACGAAATGTTTGATCCTTCACACAAACAATTGCGGGGTAAAAACGGCTTTTCTTCCGGCGATCAGGATGCGGTCGTATTTGTGAGTTACCAGGAAGCGCAGCAATTCTGTGCATGGCTCTCCAAAAATGAAGGCAAGCCTTATCGTTTACCTACCGAAGCCGAATGGGAATATGCCTGTCGTGCAGGAACCACAACCAGTTTTAATACCGGCGATAGTTTCCCGAAAGCTTTTTTAAAACAGCAGCAAACCAACCGTACACCGGTACCTGTTTCCCTCCAGGTGGCCATGTTTCCTGCCAATGCCTGGGGCTTACACGATATGCACGGTAACGTCGAAGAATGGTGTAGTTCCTGGTATGCGCCTTACCCGTCATCTCCCCAAACCAACCCGGCTGGGGGAAGAACAGGCTTGTACCGGGTGACGCGTGGCGGTAGTCACAATACCCGACTCAACTATTTACGGAGCGCCAACAGGATGGGGATGTTGCCGGAGGATAAACACTGGCTCACCGGATTTCGTGTGGTAATGGGTGTTTCGGGAAAACAGAGTTTTACTACGCCAGAAGCAACCGGGAATGAAGTTAACCAGCAAAAATTCGCTTGGAAACCAACCGCCAATCCCGTTTTTAAAACACCGGTGCCCTACGTGAAAAACCCCGCTGAAAATGTTCCGTTCTACGCCCATAACCATTGTCCGGCCATCACCTGGTGCGAAAACGGCGACCTGCTGGCCATCTGGTTCTCCACGAATGAGGAACATGGTCGGGAGATGGTGATCCTTCAGTCGAGACTGAAGCCGGGAAAAGAAGATTGGGAACCCGCCACCTTGTTCTGTAAAGTGCCCGATAGAAACATGACCGGCTCTTCATTGTTTACAGATCAACAAGGCACTTTATACCATATGAACGGCGTGGAAGCCGCAGGCGACTGGCAGAACCTCGCTATGATGTTCCGCACCAGCAACAACAACGGGGAAACCTGGAGCGCGCCAAGACTGGTGCAGCCGGAACACGAACCCGGTCACCAGGTGATCGCGGGGATGTTTGCGACTTCTTCCGGAAAACTGATCCAGGTATGCGATGCGGTGCCTGGTCCGAAAGGAGGTTCGGTGCTGCACGAGAGTATGGATGGAGGAAAAAGCTGGACCCTGCTCAGTGATATGAACGAAGTCCCTCCGTTCATTAACGGAGGCACGGGTAAAAGAATAGCAGGCATACATGCGGGTGTGGTGGAACTAAAGGATGGCCGGTTGCTGGCGCTCGGCAGGAATGACGATATCGTGAATGAAAATGGCTTACTCCGGATGCCACTCAGTATTTCTTCTGATGGCGGAAGAACCTGGCGTTATGCGCCGTCTCCGTTTCCCCCGGTGGGCAGCGGGCAAAGACTGGTGTTAAAAAGACTGAACGAAGGGCCCATTCTTCTCTTATCGTTCAGTGAAAACGACGGACTTCTTCCAGGGAAAAAAGGCATGTACGCGGCGTTGTCTTTTGACGATGGGGCAACATGGCCAGTGGTGAAATTACTTTCCGATGGGAACACCCGTCTACTGGAAGGCGGTGCCTGGACCAAAACATTCACCATGGATGAAAATACCGCCGAACCAAAAGGATACCTTGCGGCAACGCAAACACCAGACAATACGATTCATTTGTTAAGCAGCAACCTGTACTATCGCTTCAACCTGCAATGGCTGATGCAGCATACACAGGTACAATAA
- a CDS encoding prolyl oligopeptidase family serine peptidase, translating into MKHLTILIVLEQLIFFTSTSAQHIHQFRSGLIAPTGTRYGREAVFTDPLAYHLYNGSLKTPTAGAVFSTNEKGEKITWIKIEADSANRLRTINTEQRNPGVPAGPGVNMQSQRGAIGRGGAYVYLTYTAPKAQTAVLNVKGNSAVYVNGAIHTGDVYNLGYMYIPVALKKGLNEFYVRGAFIEAALQLSPKALQLNTEDLTLPSIVIGKQEANAMAGLVVLNTTNAPMNGLQIRTRLDGKEKVTAIPAIPAMSSRKVAVGFDGTGVHEKGKFSCEAVLLKEGKVQDTKSFEVEAVLPTESYSNTFVSDMDGSLQYYAVTPRNGDKGNALFLSVHGAGVEALGQARAYRSKDWGTLVAATNRRPRGFNWEDWGRLDALEVLNIAKNKFNPDPQSIYLTGHSMGGHGTWFLGATYPDKWAAIAPCAGYPTMKGYGSADGLIPDSSADPLEQLLLRSSNQSDVPKLAFNYKPLGVYVFHGDADRTVPVTYARQMRQLLGTFHPDMSYYEYPGGSHWFGDHSVDWKPMFDFFQWHKRPIDSTVNTIDFSAASPGISAAYYWAGIYQQQHPLMYSRIQLNRDLNAGTISGTTQNVAMLAFALKDFMAGKELNITLDGKNTLKYVVKSTTDSVFLANKTGEWQLVSRPSATQKGPHRYGTLKDAFQHHMVFVYGTSGTKEENDWSYNKARYDAETWYYRGNGAVDIIPDKAYSIEKYRDRGVILVGNRSTNSAWDLLLKDCPIQVDRNKITNGNKTFTGDDLAAYLVWPLAHSNTASVAAITGTGLKGMKAADGNQYFAGASGFPDYMIFSLEMLKQGASAIKSAGFFSNEWKLSETDAVDRN; encoded by the coding sequence ATGAAACATTTAACTATTTTAATAGTCTTAGAACAACTCATCTTCTTTACATCCACCTCCGCCCAGCACATCCACCAGTTCCGCTCCGGCCTCATCGCCCCAACCGGCACCCGTTACGGACGTGAAGCTGTATTCACCGATCCCCTGGCATATCACCTGTACAACGGTTCGTTGAAAACACCCACCGCTGGTGCCGTTTTTTCCACCAACGAAAAAGGGGAGAAAATCACCTGGATCAAAATAGAAGCCGACAGCGCCAACAGGTTAAGGACCATTAATACAGAGCAACGGAATCCCGGTGTGCCCGCGGGTCCTGGTGTGAATATGCAGTCGCAGCGCGGCGCTATCGGCAGAGGAGGCGCTTATGTTTACCTCACCTATACTGCCCCGAAGGCACAAACCGCTGTATTGAATGTAAAAGGAAACAGTGCTGTGTATGTGAATGGCGCCATTCATACCGGAGACGTGTACAACCTCGGTTACATGTACATTCCCGTTGCCCTGAAGAAGGGGCTGAACGAATTTTATGTACGCGGTGCATTTATTGAAGCAGCTTTGCAATTGTCGCCGAAAGCTTTACAACTGAATACGGAAGATCTTACATTGCCCAGCATTGTGATCGGTAAGCAGGAAGCGAATGCGATGGCTGGTTTAGTGGTGCTGAATACAACCAATGCGCCCATGAACGGGTTGCAGATCCGAACCAGGTTGGATGGCAAAGAAAAGGTAACGGCCATTCCAGCTATCCCGGCGATGTCTTCCAGGAAAGTAGCGGTGGGTTTTGATGGTACAGGCGTTCATGAAAAGGGGAAGTTCAGTTGTGAAGCGGTGTTGCTGAAAGAGGGAAAAGTACAGGATACCAAAAGTTTTGAAGTGGAAGCCGTGCTGCCAACCGAATCTTACAGCAATACTTTTGTGAGCGATATGGATGGAAGTCTGCAGTATTACGCCGTTACACCCAGGAACGGCGACAAAGGCAACGCGCTTTTCCTCTCCGTACATGGTGCCGGTGTAGAAGCGCTGGGGCAGGCAAGGGCGTACCGCTCCAAAGACTGGGGTACACTCGTGGCCGCCACCAACAGAAGGCCGCGCGGTTTCAACTGGGAAGACTGGGGCAGGCTCGATGCCCTCGAAGTACTGAATATCGCAAAAAATAAATTTAACCCCGATCCCCAATCGATCTACCTTACGGGTCACTCCATGGGTGGGCACGGTACCTGGTTCCTCGGCGCCACCTATCCCGATAAATGGGCCGCCATCGCGCCCTGCGCGGGATACCCTACCATGAAAGGATACGGCTCCGCAGATGGACTCATCCCCGATTCCAGCGCCGATCCGCTCGAACAACTATTGCTCCGCTCCAGCAACCAGAGCGATGTACCCAAACTTGCGTTCAACTACAAGCCACTTGGCGTATATGTTTTTCACGGCGATGCCGATAGAACGGTGCCCGTCACTTATGCCCGCCAGATGCGGCAGTTGCTGGGTACTTTCCATCCCGATATGAGTTATTATGAATATCCCGGCGGCAGCCATTGGTTCGGCGACCACAGCGTGGATTGGAAACCGATGTTCGATTTCTTCCAGTGGCACAAACGCCCCATCGATTCCACCGTGAATACAATTGATTTCAGCGCCGCCAGTCCTGGTATATCCGCTGCTTATTACTGGGCCGGTATATACCAGCAACAACATCCGCTGATGTACAGCCGTATACAGCTCAACAGGGACCTCAACGCCGGAACCATCTCCGGTACAACACAAAATGTGGCGATGCTGGCTTTCGCACTGAAAGATTTTATGGCAGGAAAAGAACTGAACATCACACTCGATGGAAAAAACACGCTGAAATACGTCGTTAAATCCACAACCGACAGTGTATTCCTCGCAAACAAAACCGGTGAATGGCAACTCGTTTCGCGGCCATCCGCCACGCAGAAAGGACCACATCGTTATGGTACATTGAAAGACGCGTTCCAACACCATATGGTGTTCGTATACGGAACTTCCGGAACGAAGGAAGAGAACGACTGGAGCTACAACAAAGCGCGTTATGATGCCGAAACCTGGTACTACCGTGGCAACGGCGCCGTGGATATTATTCCCGATAAAGCATATTCCATCGAAAAATACAGGGACCGCGGCGTGATCCTTGTCGGTAACCGTTCCACCAATAGCGCATGGGACCTGCTGCTGAAAGATTGTCCCATCCAGGTTGACCGTAACAAAATCACGAACGGTAACAAGACCTTTACCGGAGACGATCTGGCGGCTTACCTGGTATGGCCGCTCGCGCATTCCAACACGGCTTCCGTGGCCGCGATAACCGGAACAGGATTGAAAGGAATGAAGGCGGCGGATGGTAACCAGTATTTCGCAGGTGCCAGCGGATTCCCCGATTACATGATCTTTTCGCTGGAGATGCTGAAACAAGGGGCTTCCGCTATAAAATCAGCGGGCTTCTTCAGCAACGAATGGAAGTTGTCGGAAACCGATGCCGTTGACAGAAACTAA
- a CDS encoding T9SS type A sorting domain-containing protein, translated as MKRIILIVLLCSFKISQAQNVIVAQGTDAEYCPNVDYEFTCSTLTNISSVSVSPVRISSNDGIPQNAMILDNGFISNAGQYKVFRFRGRFSDDGLNQAFRFNFSNGTTQYPESDVVFKRIKSFGSSGVKSKPILSLSTIQVPRCEIQSIPISFAPVKFLNPNDDNVEFGSVSSFEYLLPTGWQINGTTSTGGWISGNTSATITSDLSNGDNGVIRIRAVNPCNGFLKPGTEAVISIARPAPTFSITGSSNNLCNGSISFSLNGLPSGASISWSSSNSSIASVPANSNQPQVILSRIPGGQSGLIDLTALITHCAFSYTVSRQVQVGGPGEGQFSIFTNSSQSPYCPNVPIMFGANFINTQYRCGSVPGGLTNVEWEVTPFSATVMENTGMAICPSDNNAGISVIFQNQYYPYTAQVRARGQNNCGYGNWTAWLPVSIQSGTNCGGGFSSFSVSPNPSLGRITISKKDQVNGQEGAIYQVLIFDRIGNLVRKIRFAKGVSRTDINISDLKSDIYFMKIFYGKGWTYEKLIKQ; from the coding sequence ATGAAACGTATTATTCTGATTGTTCTACTTTGTTCTTTTAAAATTTCTCAAGCCCAGAATGTGATAGTGGCTCAGGGAACTGACGCAGAGTATTGTCCGAATGTAGATTATGAATTTACTTGTTCTACATTGACAAATATCAGTTCTGTAAGTGTTTCTCCCGTGAGGATTTCAAGTAATGATGGTATACCTCAAAATGCAATGATACTTGATAATGGATTTATTTCAAATGCTGGGCAATATAAGGTTTTTAGATTTAGAGGCCGGTTTTCAGATGATGGGCTTAATCAGGCATTTAGGTTCAACTTTTCAAATGGTACAACGCAATACCCCGAATCGGATGTTGTATTTAAGAGGATTAAATCTTTCGGAAGTTCAGGTGTAAAGTCGAAACCTATACTTTCTCTCAGCACTATTCAAGTGCCTAGATGCGAAATACAATCAATCCCTATTTCTTTTGCGCCTGTTAAATTTTTAAATCCCAACGATGACAATGTTGAATTTGGTTCAGTGTCGTCCTTTGAGTATCTTCTTCCAACTGGTTGGCAAATTAACGGAACAACATCTACAGGTGGATGGATTTCAGGAAATACTAGTGCTACTATTACCTCCGACTTGTCAAACGGCGATAATGGTGTGATTCGAATAAGGGCGGTCAACCCATGTAATGGTTTTTTAAAGCCAGGAACAGAGGCTGTTATTTCAATAGCACGACCAGCGCCAACATTTTCAATTACAGGCAGTTCCAATAACTTATGTAATGGCTCAATAAGTTTTTCTCTAAACGGGTTGCCGTCAGGAGCATCAATCAGCTGGTCATCCTCAAACTCGTCTATAGCATCAGTTCCTGCCAATAGTAATCAACCTCAAGTAATATTGTCGCGCATCCCAGGGGGCCAGAGTGGTTTGATAGACCTTACTGCGTTGATTACACATTGTGCTTTTAGTTATACTGTTTCAAGACAGGTTCAGGTTGGAGGACCTGGAGAAGGACAGTTTTCAATTTTTACTAACAGCTCTCAATCCCCTTATTGCCCAAATGTGCCTATTATGTTTGGTGCTAATTTTATAAATACTCAATATAGGTGCGGATCTGTACCTGGAGGTCTAACAAATGTAGAATGGGAGGTTACTCCTTTTTCCGCAACTGTAATGGAAAACACCGGAATGGCTATTTGCCCATCGGATAATAATGCAGGGATATCAGTAATTTTTCAAAATCAATATTACCCTTATACTGCACAGGTAAGGGCTCGTGGTCAGAATAATTGCGGATATGGAAATTGGACTGCATGGCTCCCAGTTTCAATTCAAAGTGGGACTAATTGTGGTGGCGGATTTAGTAGTTTTAGTGTTTCTCCTAATCCATCGTTAGGGCGGATTACAATTTCTAAGAAAGATCAGGTAAATGGTCAGGAGGGAGCGATATATCAGGTGTTAATTTTTGACAGAATAGGAAATTTGGTTAGAAAGATTCGGTTTGCCAAAGGGGTGTCAAGAACAGATATTAACATATCTGACCTTAAGTCTGACATTTATTTTATGAAGATTTTTTATGGTAAAGGGTGGACATATGAGAAGTTGATAAAGCAATAA